Proteins from a genomic interval of Kitasatospora kifunensis:
- a CDS encoding DUF2206 domain-containing protein → MKRPVAPLRRSGAAIAGRSRARWAVLAGTAVAAGLELLPGVPVPLLVLAGCWLLLGAPWLLWYGYADTFVATRDGRALVAVALAIGCDLVTELLLNTALPPLGDDRPLRQAPLAIAAALAVLLLAWALPVTAAAEPGRPRPRRRRSRAAATGRRTPGLRPVLLLGAGCLLLSVGGAIRLNNGLGPTMAVLALVAMAVLFVQLLRGRRRYPESVLCLGLFLLAAALLLLTSLRGWFITGHDIQREYEVFQLAFDADRWQIAAFRDPYNACLSITLLPTAFARLTGISGLYVFKAVFPLLFALSAPLVYRSVRNLAQRMVALLSALYFVAFPTFFTDMTFLARQEIAFLLLGAALVVLTDPGRPIRRRRVLFTALMGGVVLSHYSTTFVVVMVLAIALVTDHGWRLLARLWARRQGRPRPAVTGFVTWWIVVATAVAAVLWTGPLTGTGGQLRSTVNATVQDAVDPAQAQSGSSDTSYSLLGGQAVTPQQRLAQYQADTLQLTARSRANGDYLSAQEVAQYPVQAVDEPDLPLTALGRALQHTGLDVSGANKLVRQWAADLLQLLLLIGLAVCLWARKGRGRRAFRPARDQVTLSIAMVAVIGLLTVLPQLSVDYGVLRAFQQGLFFFAPFIAAGSIWVFRWARRWTLPLAGALAVAFFLDLTGAIPQVIGGYPPQLNLNNAGQYYDIYYVQPQERTAITWLEQLTTDDQKQDVQSEVQTDRYTFSRLQTLIRGRALDDIYPTLIGTNSYVFLGTTTVTKDEATTFYRGDLVTYRYPMDLLNSTKNEIYSSDGAEVFR, encoded by the coding sequence GTGAAGCGCCCGGTGGCGCCGCTGCGGCGAAGCGGGGCGGCCATCGCCGGTCGCAGCAGGGCCCGTTGGGCGGTGCTGGCGGGCACCGCGGTGGCCGCAGGACTGGAATTGTTGCCCGGTGTGCCGGTCCCGCTGCTGGTGCTGGCCGGCTGCTGGCTGCTGCTCGGCGCGCCCTGGCTGCTCTGGTACGGCTACGCGGACACCTTCGTCGCCACCAGGGACGGGCGGGCCCTGGTCGCCGTCGCGCTGGCGATCGGCTGCGACCTGGTCACCGAGCTGCTGCTGAACACCGCGCTGCCGCCGCTCGGCGACGACCGGCCGCTGCGCCAGGCCCCGTTGGCGATCGCCGCGGCGCTGGCGGTACTGCTGCTGGCCTGGGCGCTACCGGTCACAGCAGCGGCCGAGCCCGGCCGCCCACGCCCCCGCCGACGCCGAAGTCGCGCCGCCGCGACCGGGCGCCGTACCCCGGGCCTGCGCCCGGTGCTGCTGCTCGGTGCCGGCTGCCTGCTGCTCAGCGTCGGCGGGGCGATCCGGCTGAACAACGGCCTGGGCCCGACGATGGCGGTGCTCGCCCTGGTGGCGATGGCCGTGCTCTTCGTCCAACTGCTGCGTGGGCGCCGCCGCTACCCCGAATCGGTGCTCTGCCTGGGCCTGTTCCTGCTGGCCGCCGCACTGCTGCTGCTCACCTCGCTGCGCGGCTGGTTCATCACCGGCCACGACATCCAACGCGAGTACGAGGTCTTCCAGTTGGCGTTCGACGCCGATCGCTGGCAGATCGCGGCCTTCCGCGACCCGTACAACGCGTGTCTGAGCATCACGCTGCTGCCCACCGCGTTCGCCCGGCTGACCGGGATCAGCGGCCTGTACGTCTTCAAGGCCGTCTTCCCGCTGCTCTTCGCGCTCAGCGCGCCGCTGGTCTACCGCTCGGTGCGCAACCTCGCGCAGCGGATGGTGGCGCTGCTGTCGGCGCTCTACTTCGTCGCCTTCCCCACCTTCTTCACCGACATGACCTTCCTCGCCCGCCAGGAGATCGCCTTCCTGCTGCTGGGCGCCGCCCTCGTGGTGCTCACCGACCCGGGGCGGCCGATCAGGCGGCGCCGGGTGCTGTTCACCGCGCTGATGGGCGGGGTGGTGCTGTCGCACTACTCGACCACCTTCGTGGTGGTGATGGTGCTCGCCATCGCGCTGGTCACCGACCACGGCTGGCGGCTGCTGGCCCGGCTCTGGGCCCGGCGCCAGGGTCGGCCGCGTCCGGCGGTCACCGGCTTCGTGACCTGGTGGATCGTGGTGGCCACGGCGGTGGCCGCCGTGCTGTGGACCGGGCCGCTGACCGGCACCGGCGGCCAACTGCGCAGCACGGTCAACGCGACGGTGCAGGATGCCGTCGACCCCGCGCAGGCGCAGTCCGGCTCCTCCGACACCTCCTACAGCCTGCTCGGCGGGCAGGCGGTCACCCCGCAGCAGCGGCTGGCCCAGTACCAGGCGGACACCCTGCAACTGACCGCCAGGAGCAGGGCGAACGGTGACTACCTGTCGGCCCAGGAGGTCGCGCAGTACCCGGTGCAGGCGGTCGATGAGCCCGACCTGCCGCTCACCGCGTTGGGCCGCGCCCTGCAGCACACCGGGCTGGACGTGTCGGGCGCCAACAAGCTGGTCCGCCAGTGGGCCGCCGACCTGCTGCAACTCCTGTTGTTGATCGGACTCGCGGTCTGCCTGTGGGCCCGCAAGGGCCGTGGCCGCCGGGCCTTCCGCCCGGCCCGCGACCAGGTCACCCTGAGCATCGCGATGGTGGCGGTGATCGGCCTGCTCACCGTGCTGCCGCAGCTGTCGGTGGACTACGGCGTGCTGCGCGCCTTCCAACAGGGGCTGTTCTTCTTCGCCCCGTTCATCGCGGCCGGATCGATCTGGGTGTTCCGCTGGGCCAGGCGGTGGACGCTGCCACTGGCCGGCGCCCTCGCGGTGGCCTTCTTCCTCGACCTCACCGGGGCGATCCCGCAGGTGATCGGCGGCTACCCGCCGCAGCTCAACCTCAACAACGCGGGCCAGTACTACGACATTTACTACGTGCAGCCGCAGGAGCGCACCGCGATCACCTGGCTGGAGCAGCTCACCACGGACGACCAGAAGCAGGACGTCCAGTCCGAGGTGCAGACCGACCGCTACACCTTCAGCCGACTGCAGACGCTGATCCGCGGCCGGGCGTTGGACGACATCTACCCGACCCTGATCGGCACCAACTCCTACGTCTTCCTCGGCACCACCACGGTGACCAAGGACGAGGCGACCACCTTCTACCGGGGCGATCTGGTGACCTACCGCTACCCGATGGACCTGCTCAACAGCACCAAGAACGAGATCTACAGCAGCGACGGAGCGGAGGTGTTCCGGTGA
- a CDS encoding glycosyltransferase family 4 protein, whose protein sequence is MTERIASSARTGRILLVSHYYPPHVGGIENVVRQEAEQLACRGAVVTVLTTGGRRAAADLEAGVRVLRCAAWNGIERRTGVPFPVPSPRLLLDAVREARRAEVIHLHDCLYPTSWAAWAASVLTRTPLVLTQHVGLVAHPSALVRGAQRAVYEVFGRALLHRARRVLVLNDTVRTFTRSHGARSYAVRQLANGVDTVLFHPAGSAAEVRRVREHYGLPVDRVLVLFVGRLVPKKGYDLLRAAADPAYELVFVGTGPSGDGAGADDGSDAAGVHHLGALTPDQLAEVYRACDVFALPSTAEGFPLTVQEAMAAGLPVVTTDDPGYTPYALDRAGVSLLPRDAHRLRAELVALAADAPRRRRMGRYSRAYAERSFGWPEHVRALLGHYAAAGAVRPGRASTATGTG, encoded by the coding sequence GTGACCGAGCGGATCGCGAGCAGCGCCAGGACGGGTCGGATCCTGCTGGTCAGCCACTACTACCCGCCGCACGTCGGCGGTATCGAGAACGTGGTGCGCCAGGAGGCCGAGCAACTCGCCTGCCGGGGAGCGGTGGTGACGGTGCTGACCACGGGCGGGCGGCGGGCCGCGGCGGACCTGGAGGCGGGGGTGCGGGTGCTGCGCTGCGCCGCCTGGAACGGGATCGAGCGGCGCACCGGCGTGCCGTTTCCCGTCCCCTCGCCGCGGTTGCTGCTCGACGCGGTGCGCGAGGCGCGCCGGGCCGAGGTGATCCACCTGCACGACTGCCTCTACCCGACCTCCTGGGCCGCCTGGGCGGCCTCGGTGCTCACCCGCACGCCGCTGGTGCTGACCCAGCACGTCGGCCTGGTGGCGCACCCCTCGGCGCTGGTGCGAGGCGCGCAGCGGGCGGTGTACGAGGTGTTCGGGCGGGCGCTGCTGCATCGGGCGCGGCGGGTGCTGGTGCTCAACGACACGGTGCGCACTTTCACCCGCTCGCACGGCGCCCGCTCCTACGCGGTACGGCAGTTGGCCAACGGCGTGGACACCGTGCTGTTCCACCCGGCCGGTTCGGCGGCGGAGGTGCGGCGGGTGCGCGAGCACTACGGGCTGCCGGTGGACCGGGTGTTGGTGCTCTTCGTCGGGCGGCTGGTCCCGAAGAAGGGCTACGACCTGCTGCGGGCGGCCGCCGATCCGGCCTACGAGCTGGTCTTCGTCGGGACGGGCCCAAGCGGCGATGGCGCGGGGGCAGACGACGGCAGCGACGCCGCCGGGGTGCACCACCTCGGGGCGCTGACGCCTGACCAGCTCGCCGAGGTCTACCGCGCCTGCGACGTCTTCGCGCTGCCCTCCACCGCCGAGGGGTTCCCGCTCACCGTGCAGGAGGCGATGGCCGCCGGGCTGCCGGTGGTCACCACCGACGACCCGGGCTACACGCCCTACGCGCTGGACCGCGCCGGGGTCAGCCTGCTGCCACGCGACGCACACCGGCTGCGGGCCGAGCTGGTGGCGCTGGCCGCCGACGCGCCCCGGCGCCGGCGCATGGGGCGCTACTCGCGGGCGTACGCGGAGCGCAGCTTCGGCTGGCCCGAGCACGTGCGCGCGCTGCTCGGCCACTACGCGGCGGCCGGCGCGGTGCGCCCGGGGCGGGCCTCGACGGCGACGGGTACCGGATGA
- a CDS encoding glycosyltransferase family 4 protein: protein MSTILQITPYYPPHLGGLERVVENLAAGLGDRHEVQVLTTTIGADGAPRRTRQGAVTVRRHRSVEFAHTPLVPGLPLALLRQPLRSPLRSPTRSPTRSPLRSPIRRPNDTVLHLHSAHALLPELVALAARLRRQPFVLHFHLDVDASGRFGRLLPAYKKHVFGPVLRAAAAVIVLTPSQADFVRTTYRVPGERIHVVPNGVDRAYFMPVREVREPVERPLELLYVGRLSPQKNVGRLLEAIHLLHRPVRLRIVGDGELRGQLEAQAAELGLTQVEFAGAKLGPDLVRAYAEADAFVLPSDKEGMPLVALEAMAAGLPVIATDVPGNTELLSGIGLLAAPEPTALAAAIDEVAGDAQLRRRLAERSAEAAPAFAWDAVVRRVERVYAEVLG from the coding sequence ATGAGCACCATCCTGCAGATCACGCCCTACTACCCGCCCCATCTGGGTGGCCTGGAACGGGTGGTGGAGAACCTGGCGGCCGGGCTGGGCGACCGGCACGAAGTCCAGGTGCTGACCACCACGATCGGCGCCGACGGTGCGCCGCGGCGCACCCGGCAGGGCGCCGTCACGGTGCGCCGCCATCGCTCGGTGGAGTTCGCGCACACCCCGCTGGTCCCCGGCCTGCCGCTGGCGCTGCTCCGGCAGCCGCTTCGAAGCCCGCTTCGAAGCCCGACTCGTAGCCCGACTCGTAGCCCGCTTCGTAGCCCGATTCGCCGCCCAAATGACACTGTGCTGCACCTGCACTCCGCGCACGCGCTGCTGCCCGAACTGGTCGCGCTCGCCGCGCGGTTGCGCCGCCAGCCGTTCGTGCTCCACTTCCACCTGGACGTGGATGCCTCGGGCCGGTTCGGCCGTCTGCTGCCCGCCTACAAGAAGCACGTCTTCGGCCCGGTGCTGCGTGCGGCGGCGGCGGTGATCGTGCTGACGCCCAGTCAGGCCGATTTCGTCCGGACGACCTACCGGGTGCCGGGTGAGCGGATCCACGTGGTGCCCAACGGCGTGGACCGCGCCTACTTCATGCCGGTGCGCGAGGTGCGCGAGCCGGTCGAGCGGCCGCTGGAGCTGCTCTACGTGGGCCGGTTGAGCCCGCAGAAGAACGTCGGCCGCCTGCTGGAGGCGATCCACCTGCTGCATCGGCCGGTCCGGCTGCGGATCGTCGGCGACGGCGAGCTGCGGGGCCAGTTGGAGGCGCAGGCCGCCGAACTCGGGCTGACCCAGGTGGAGTTCGCCGGTGCCAAGCTGGGTCCCGACCTGGTGCGCGCCTACGCTGAAGCGGATGCCTTCGTGCTGCCCTCGGACAAGGAGGGGATGCCGCTGGTGGCCCTGGAGGCGATGGCCGCGGGACTCCCGGTGATCGCCACGGATGTCCCTGGGAACACCGAACTGCTGAGCGGCATAGGTCTGTTGGCTGCTCCTGAGCCGACCGCACTGGCCGCCGCCATCGACGAGGTGGCGGGCGACGCGCAGCTGCGCCGCCGGCTCGCCGAGCGCAGCGCCGAGGCCGCGCCCGCCTTCGCCTGGGACGCGGTGGTGCGGCGGGTGGAGCGGGTCTACGCGGAGGTGCTCGGATGA
- a CDS encoding polysaccharide deacetylase family protein: protein MNTTTSADSSTDRPRVTVTTSWDDGHVLDPRLAALLSRYRLPGTFYIAPRNLEFAPADRLPAAGIRELAEQFEIGGHTLTHRRLPQLSDAAAAEEIRTGRIELEDIIGRPVTSFCYPRGEYTPEQVQLVEQAGFTLARTVRRSSLAPGRALELGTTVNAYAHRVDGPLALRLAAGRPWRAARLFLAWDELAIHWFDRCLREGGVFHLWGHSWEVEARGDWWRLERVLAHIAFRPQVAYRTNRELLQLAA, encoded by the coding sequence ATGAACACCACTACCAGTGCTGATAGTTCGACCGACCGGCCGCGCGTGACCGTCACCACCAGCTGGGACGACGGGCACGTGCTCGACCCCCGGTTGGCGGCGCTGCTGTCGCGCTACCGACTGCCCGGCACCTTCTACATCGCCCCGCGCAACCTGGAGTTCGCCCCGGCCGATCGGCTACCCGCCGCCGGCATCAGGGAGTTGGCCGAGCAGTTCGAGATCGGCGGCCACACGCTGACCCACCGGCGGCTGCCGCAGCTGAGCGACGCGGCAGCGGCCGAGGAGATCCGCACCGGCCGGATCGAGTTGGAGGACATCATCGGCCGGCCGGTGACCAGCTTCTGCTATCCGCGCGGCGAGTACACCCCGGAGCAGGTCCAGCTGGTCGAGCAGGCCGGTTTCACCCTGGCCCGCACCGTTCGGCGCAGCAGCCTGGCGCCGGGGCGGGCACTGGAGTTGGGCACCACGGTGAACGCCTACGCGCACCGGGTGGACGGACCGCTGGCGCTGCGGCTGGCCGCGGGGCGGCCGTGGCGGGCGGCCCGGCTCTTCCTGGCCTGGGACGAACTGGCCATCCACTGGTTCGACCGGTGCCTGCGCGAGGGCGGCGTGTTCCACCTGTGGGGACACAGCTGGGAGGTCGAGGCCCGCGGCGACTGGTGGCGCCTGGAGCGGGTGCTGGCGCACATCGCGTTCCGCCCGCAGGTGGCCTACCGCACCAACCGCGAACTGCTCCAGCTGGCGGCCTGA